The following nucleotide sequence is from Cercospora beticola chromosome 2, complete sequence.
TTGGCGTTTCTCTTGCGCCAATAGAAATGCATGCCGGTGAATAACGATCCGCTGAGCCCAAGCAAACCGATAGCGACAGCGTAACCTTCCGTGTATACTGGACCACTTCCAGTAAACAAGAATGGCGATAGAACGCCCGCAGCATTGCCAACTGTTAATTGGATCCCGTTCGCAGTAGTTCTCTTGCCGAATCGTGGATTATTTGAGGTAAACCAGGGCATCGCCATACCACAAGTCAGGAAGATACATCCTCCGACAAAGAAGCATCCCACAAGTGCGGCAGCAGGGTTGGCGTATGTGATCAGGAGAACGTAACCGAGGATCGTACCGATTGTGAAAGCCACGATGAATGGACCGCGGATTTGAATCTTGTCCGACCAGAATGAGCAGCCGATATACAGTCCTGCTCCGAGTGCGTAAATGGGGATTGTCAAGCTATCAAAGTCAGTCTTCGACCTCGTTCTTCTGACAGTGCGAGACTCACCACTGGACTTCCGCAATAGAGTAGCTTCCAGTCTGATTGATGATTGTCGGCAGGAAAACGCTGAAGGCATACAATGTGGTGTTGGAGCAGAATTGGCAGGCTGCCATGACGTATACTTTCCAGTCAACGAATGCTTCTTTCGCGTCCTTCATGGCAAATTCTTGTCCGGATTTTGTTTGACCAACCTCGGCCTCGCGCAACAAGACCATATTGCGTCGGTCCTGTTCAGTCAAGAACGTTGCGTTTTCCGGCTTGTCTGCGAGAACGAATGGGATGGCGAAGGCGGTCACCACGGTCAATGCGCCATTGATCTGGAAAAAATGATCAGTTGGTGAGATTGGAGCAGACGTTTTACGCTACTCACTGCAAAAATCCATCGCCAGGCACGCCAGCCAGCAGTTCCGGGTGGAGTGACGTAGTCTGGGTCTCCGGGGTTGACGTTGACTGGATTTGGATCATTGTCCATGAATCCGATGCCGTATGAAACCAGTCCTCCGACAGCTCCTGCGATCGCTGCAGTTGCAAACAAGTAGGCCATGCGCAGTGCGATGTGGCGCTTGTTATAGAAGATGGTCAAATACACAATTAAGCCTGGGAACAGACCGGCCTCAAAAAGTCCGAGCAACAGTCTAATGGCAATTAGACCTGCGAAGTTCTGCGTAAAGGCTGAAAAGGTGGCGACTAGTCTGTGCTTTTGGTCAGATTGTGTCATTCGAAGTGGAATTTGTGTCGACTTGCCCCCAAGCCAGCGTTAATGCTGCGAGATACCATTTGGGTCGAAGTTGCTTTAGTACCATGTTGCTCGGCGCCTCGAACAGACAGTATGTGATGAACAGCACCGAAACTCCGATTTGATATTGATTGCCAACGAGTCCGAGGTCTTCTTCCATGCCGTAGAGACTTGTGAATATTGTCAGTACGTCTGATTAATTGTTGAAGATGCCAGTCTGCATACCGAGCATTACCAATCGACACTCGGTCCATAAAACTCATCAGATACATTCACATGACCATGGGGATAAGTCTCATGTcgatcttcctcatcaatgCTTTCTCCGTCGCAGCATCGACGACAGTTGGAGGTCCGTCAATAGCATACTCGATGCGAGATGCAGAGCGACTGTCACTGTCATCGTCCTTCTTTTCATGCGTAGACGGTAGATATGGCGTGAGATCACCAGTTGCTGGCTGAGTTACGTTCTGTGAAATAGGTGACATCTTGGCAACTCGATCACGCCAGAATGtgcacgaagaagacgaccacGAGCAACGAGCCCTCTTTTATGATCGTTAGTCCGCATGGCCATGATGCATGGGAGAGCGCATCGTCCAAAACGTGGCGTCTGTTTGGACCCCAACCGTGCGCGGCATGCCATCATCCTAGAAGACCAAGCCTTGGGGGGACGCTGGGCGTTCGGATCCGATATGGGGCTCGCTTGGGTGCGAAGTActatgctgctgttgttcggATAGGTTAAACTTATGCAACATGCATGCTGCTTTTCGGCAAAGATGCTGGAAAATATGCTGTTCTCAAGTTTTTGCCGAACACCAAGGAAGTTCGAGACTGGTAGATGATTCAGAGTAggaaagaagctgaagcattCACAACAGGGTCGCATTCAGTCCTCGCACCACTCACCTGCCTTGGTTGCGATGACAATAGTTAGTACAGTGATCTGGGGGTCGGAAGCATCTTCAAGTATTGTTGTACGCGTAGATCAATGCTCATTCTTCACAAATCGCACAGGCGGCATCGAAGTGTGGTAGCGAGCTGAGTCCTTGGCCGCGGAGTAGGACTCTCGGCATCTGAGCGGCAGTCGATGTCATGAGCATCTTGCCTAGTTGACCGCCAGGCGTGTTCCAATGCATCGTGAAGGCcgcttttgcttctttctTCCTTGAAAGCTGTACACGAGGGAATGCGTAGGTGGTCCCTGTGATGATGGCTCGCACACTGCGACAGCTGTTGTGACGCAGGTCAAAGCCAAAGCAGGCGGAACCACGGAAGCCTGGTCGTGTGGCGACAGCCAACGACATGGTCGGAGAGGTGTATAGCGAATACGGCGACCAGGGAGATGTTCTCCCATCGCACCCTCCTTTACATGCATCGTTTGTCGCCGACAAGATGCCACTGCCACTCCATCCGCAGCACAGCACTTGCTCGCCGGAGCTTCTGTTTCACTCGGTGCCGCGTCATCGGCAACGAACCGAAGCTTGCCGTGCCGTCGAAACGGAGCGCCGTTCCAGTCGCGCGTGAGAGGCGAGAAAATGCCTCCACAGCCTCCACGGGCGAGATCTGGAATCGCACACGAGGGATCGCCACCAAACAAGCTTCGGTGCTCGCCTTGAAGAGGCTTGGTTCGCGTCTCTCGTGCAGCAAGCGCAGGTCGTGATGCGCGCCTGGCCGTCGTTTGACAAGCATCTCATATGCCAGCATAGgtgcagcttcttgacatCTGCTCAGCTTATCAGCTAGGATCGTTGAATAACAAGGATCATGCGCTCCCTGGCAGCGCTGCCTTTGCTCTTGACTTCCACCAGTGCTCTGCCTGAGCTCTCCATCTCGAAGCGAGATCGACACACCGGAGGACAGACGGACCTTTCTGCACGAGGAGTTCCAGCGCGTTCGCGTTTGACACCGCGGCAAGATGGATTCATCGAGACCAACATCTTCGACGTCTTAGCTTGGAGCTCTGGAGGCGCATATTACGCCAACTGTGAGCTGTAAAGCGGACTGTGCTTATGGCCTGTTTGCTGACTCTTCACCAGTAACTGTCGGTACGCCTCCACAGCCCCAGACAGTCATCCTAGATACAGGATCGTCTGACCTGTACTTCGATGCCTCTTCTGCGAGCACGTGTGAAGATCCACCAACGGCAACACAAGCCTGCGAGGGCGGCACGTTCGATTCGTCAAAGTCAAGCACATACCGGGAGGTACACGCCGCGCCCGCCTTCAATACGTCTTTTGGCGATGGCTCCACGGCCTTGGGTCCATACGGTTCCGATGTTGTTGGAATTGGGCATGTGCTCATCTCGCCTGTGCAGTTCGGCGTGGCCACTACCGTGGACAGCACCACTGGTTTCTCCCTCGGCCTCATGGGGCTCGGTTACAGTAACAACGAGGCCGTCACGTCGCAACGTAACTTTTACCAGAACATGCCCGAGGTTCTCAAAGATGCAGGAGAGATCAACTCAAGACTGTACTCGGTTTTCTTGAATGGTGCAAGTGAGTGGAAAAGAGCATTCGAGCTGTGAACGCGCACTGACACGTGATAGATGCTGGCTCTGGGACAATCCTATTTGGCGGCATTGACACCTCAAAGTACACTGGTTCGCTTGCGACAGTCAACTTCCTCCCGCAGTTCTATGATGGTCAGGAATTGCCTCTCAATTTCATCACAACCGTGACCGCGGCGAACATTTCCTTGGGTGGGCAGACTGCACAGCTGTGGAGCGGTGGCTCGCCCGGCGTGGAGGCATATAACCGCGATGACCCTGCTCTACCAGTTCTGCTGGACACCGGAAGTACTGCTTGGTCAATTCCACAGCGGTATTTTCTCAACTACATAGAGCCCAACTTCGACTTTGTGGACAGAAGCGGAATATGCTCTTGTGAGTACGCCAAATCTGgaccttctctttctctagaGTTTGGAGGCAAGGTCACCATCACGGTCACGCCAGATCAATTCATCGTCCCGATCATCGACCCTACAACGAGGAAGCCCCAGCGCTACGATAACAAAGGCAACGAAGCTTGTATCTTCCTCCTTGCTCCGGACACTTCTGGACAGCCATTCCTCACTCTGGGCGATGCCGTACTTCGGAGCATGTATGTGGTCTTTGACCTCGACAACGGCCAAGGTTCGATCGCACAAGCTGCAACCAATCCTGGAAGTCCAAATATCGTGACGGTTCAAGCCGGCCCAACAGGAGTCGCTGCAGCAGTCTCAGGAGTCAACACTGCGCCTGCCAACACAGTGAAAGCACCTGGCGAGGTACAGTCTGGCACGGTCGCCTACTCAGTTGCCACAGCTGCGACGCCTATCGGAACTGCTACCGGCGCAGGTGCTGTGCCGGCAAATGCTCAAGTTGTTGGAGGGTCCGGGACTGGATCTTCGAGTGAATcatcgtctgctgctgcgactgtaCTTAGCATCCCAGGCGCTGATTTCACTGCACTTGGGGTCGCGGCTATTTGGACGGCTGGCATCGCGCTAGGCGCGAGTTTGATGCTTTGATGACAATGAGACGACAGAACCTGAAATACAGACAGCATTAATTCTACAGCTTCAATGAGATTCTGGCGGTGTTGAATATAAAGTTGAGATCTCAAATTCTTGAACTTTTGTTCCGCCTGGCCACCATTGCTCGTACATCCGCACTTCACTGACAGATTATTACTCGCGATCCTCACACAATATTGCGGTCTGCGTTCAGCACTTATGCCTCTGGAAGATCTTCGAATTCCACCCGCCGACCACAATTGTGCTTCCCTTGCGCTAACATGTTGTTGAGGTCCCAGAAGTCATGCACCTTCTGGTAAAACTCCACCGAATCGGGATCTCTCGCTCCTACGCTTGCGGCGTTGACAATCGGCTCTGAAAGATAACCATCCATCCGTGCACTCCATCTCATATATCTGCGGAAAAATACCGTAGCCATGATCTCAGGTCGAACAACTTTCTGGTAGATGTACAATGTCACGAACACGCCCTGAGTCTCCCAGTACGACGCCCAGCGAGCATACTGGTCCTGTGTGGCAGTTAATCCATCGGGACCACTAACAATCAGGTTCAAATGGATGACTTGATCACGCGGGTATGCAATCCGAAGCCTGTTCATACCCAATACACATTCGCGATCTCCAGGGCTTTGGCGGTCCGACAGGATGAATGCGATGGCATCGGTCTCTTTCCTGTCTAACCGCTGAGGCGTGACCTTGAATGGCGAGTAATTCACCAAGTTACCCTGTTCGAAACGTTCAATCAGGACCAGATTCTCTTCTCCGTAGGCCTCGAAAGCGATGTCATTAGATCGATCGCCGCTGCTAGTCCGCATCAAGCAGCCGACCGCTTGAATATTGCGCGTGGACGAGTTTCCGATATGCTGTACAGTCTCAGCAGGCAATGGGGCGAAGCCGTTCGTGAACGCCATCGTGAGATGACAATGTGCTAGAATGTCGTGCACGCAGCCTTTAGGGTCCGCATCATCCTTCTGGTATCCAGTTCGCTCGCCGCCAATAACCACCGAATAGAGCATGCCATTCTCGCGCGCGATGGACACCCTTCCTCCGCACAATAAACCGCAGCTTTTGCCCAGTCAGGCTTCGTTCATCTTTAGGGCTGCCCGCAGGGCTGTCTGCAAGGCTGCCAAAAGCTGCGTCTTCTGGCCACTTCTCCCGAGGAAACGCTGTGCGCAGGGTACGCTCCCACTCTCGACGTGTCATTCCGGAATTCTGCAGCGGCGCTAGACTGTGTTCAACATGGGCAGTATTCGTCCACTGGGCCAGAGCCATGAGCGTGTCGGCGTTGAGGGCTTGGTAGTCCGTAGTCTGCGCGCATAAAGCAACGATGGATGCCGCATCCACACCGACGGCTTCTGTGTTCCGCACAAGAGGAGCTCGCATCTGTCGCCGCTTCTCGAGCGCGTGTCGTATCGTTGCGGCT
It contains:
- a CDS encoding uncharacterized protein (MEROPS:MER0003669), which translates into the protein MRSLAALPLLLTSTSALPELSISKRDRHTGGQTDLSARGVPARSRLTPRQDGFIETNIFDVLAWSSGGAYYANLTVGTPPQPQTVILDTGSSDLYFDASSASTCEDPPTATQACEGGTFDSSKSSTYREVHAAPAFNTSFGDGSTALGPYGSDVVGIGHVLISPVQFGVATTVDSTTGFSLGLMGLGYSNNEAVTSQRNFYQNMPEVLKDAGEINSRLYSVFLNGANAGSGTILFGGIDTSKYTGSLATVNFLPQFYDGQELPLNFITTVTAANISLGGQTAQLWSGGSPGVEAYNRDDPALPVLLDTGSTAWSIPQRYFLNYIEPNFDFVDRSGICSCEYAKSGPSLSLEFGGKVTITVTPDQFIVPIIDPTTRKPQRYDNKGNEACIFLLAPDTSGQPFLTLGDAVLRSMYVVFDLDNGQGSIAQAATNPGSPNIVTVQAGPTGVAAAVSGVNTAPANTVKAPGEVQSGTVAYSVATAATPIGTATGAGAVPANAQVVGGSGTGSSSESSSAAATVLSIPGADFTALGVAAIWTAGIALGASLML